Proteins found in one Candidatus Nitrosopelagicus brevis genomic segment:
- a CDS encoding prenyltransferase: protein MLSVWLRAIRVKFLLASVIAVSLGLSLAWHSGHPIDIIHAFLTFAGVISLHASVDLLNDYWDFKRGIDTKTKRTKMSGGTGVLPEGLLKPKSVYIVGIAFLILGAIIGIYFVIIFGITIGLILGFAILSVIFYSTKIVNWGLAEVFVTIKGTLIIIGTYFIQSQSIDDFTILAGIVVGVLSSLVLFVTSIPDHDVDKEKGRRTLIIIFGKTNAVKTFLIFPVLAYGIIIYGVVSGLFPIYSLIVLLAKPFLILAILHLKDLEKSENILLSSMTNTLYFSRIAGALFIISFLIGF from the coding sequence ATGCTTTCTGTCTGGTTACGTGCAATAAGAGTAAAATTTCTCTTAGCGTCTGTCATTGCTGTCTCTCTTGGCTTATCTCTTGCATGGCATTCTGGTCACCCAATAGACATTATTCATGCATTTTTGACATTTGCAGGTGTAATTTCTCTACATGCTAGTGTGGATCTATTAAATGATTATTGGGATTTCAAACGTGGCATCGATACAAAAACAAAACGAACTAAGATGAGTGGCGGTACCGGTGTTTTACCTGAAGGGCTATTAAAGCCAAAATCAGTTTACATCGTTGGAATTGCATTTCTCATTTTAGGTGCAATAATTGGAATTTATTTTGTTATAATCTTTGGAATTACAATTGGATTAATTCTTGGATTTGCAATTCTTTCTGTAATTTTTTATTCTACAAAGATTGTGAATTGGGGATTAGCAGAAGTATTTGTAACAATTAAGGGAACTTTGATTATAATTGGAACATATTTCATTCAATCTCAAAGCATTGATGATTTCACAATACTTGCAGGAATTGTAGTGGGTGTTCTTTCTTCATTAGTACTATTTGTAACATCAATTCCTGATCATGATGTTGATAAAGAAAAAGGAAGACGAACCCTTATCATCATTTTTGGTAAAACAAATGCAGTTAAGACATTCTTAATTTTTCCAGTATTGGCGTATGGAATTATAATTTATGGTGTAGTATCGGGATTATTTCCAATCTACAGCTTGATTGTACTTCTAGCCAAACCATTTCTAATATTGGCAATATTACATTTGAAAGATTTAGAAAAATCTGAAAATATTTTACTTAGTTCTATGACCAACACACTTTATTTCAGTAGAATTGCCGGTGCATTATTCATTATATCATTTTTGATAGGATTTTAA
- a CDS encoding DUF2203 domain-containing protein, with the protein MFKYFTVQTANEVLPLVIQKYDNIKKQKMEVIKAEQELQVTLSDNDTFEKYVVLKQKLNEELSKFYKTIEELEETGVVMKGLDQGLLDFPSKRFDEEVWLCWKEGETEIKFWHEKDSGFNGRKPISVDAESLI; encoded by the coding sequence TTGTTCAAATACTTTACAGTACAGACTGCAAATGAAGTTTTACCACTTGTCATACAAAAATATGATAATATTAAAAAACAAAAAATGGAAGTAATCAAAGCCGAACAAGAACTTCAAGTTACGCTATCTGATAATGATACATTTGAAAAATATGTTGTTTTAAAACAAAAATTAAATGAAGAATTATCTAAATTCTATAAAACTATTGAAGAATTAGAAGAAACTGGTGTTGTTATGAAAGGTTTAGATCAAGGTCTTCTAGATTTTCCTTCAAAAAGATTTGATGAAGAGGTTTGGCTTTGTTGGAAAGAAGGTGAAACAGAAATAAAATTCTGGCATGAAAAAGATTCTGGCTTTAATGGAAGAAAACCAATCAGTGTTGATGCTGAGTCATTAATCTAA
- a CDS encoding peptidylprolyl isomerase, producing the protein MVQKIKCSHILVEKQSQALQILEEIKNGKKFGAAAKEISSCPSSKKEGDLGYFTKGMMVKEFEDVAFNLEIGEVSAPVKTQFGYHIIKRLG; encoded by the coding sequence ATGGTTCAAAAAATAAAATGTTCACATATTTTAGTTGAAAAACAAAGTCAAGCTTTACAAATCCTTGAAGAAATAAAAAATGGAAAAAAATTTGGGGCAGCTGCTAAAGAAATTTCATCATGTCCAAGTTCAAAAAAAGAAGGGGATTTAGGCTATTTCACAAAAGGAATGATGGTAAAAGAATTTGAAGATGTTGCATTCAATTTAGAAATTGGTGAAGTATCAGCACCAGTGAAAACTCAATTTGGATATCACATCATTAAACGACTAGGATAA
- a CDS encoding DUF726 domain-containing protein, with translation MIGKIFPKISTRGFYDLKTGKTLKNISYDAYPKTSFEKISQKSEIVIMIHGLRNNKSGALAKYVIAEKRLKTLNYKHDVVGYSYDSNTAGVQYKSTALSALKVGVTIAKKNGKNLSKFIKDLKSKNPSIKIRLMGHSLGAQVILSTIESLAKNSENNGIIESVHLFGASIPANSLSPKIHGNKFQKIVNKKIMNYYSPYDDVLKAAHDEKWVDSPIGYRGALGTTCKKYHQTQVRPQNHRFASYAKTIKSFP, from the coding sequence ATGATTGGAAAAATATTTCCGAAAATATCTACTAGAGGGTTCTATGATCTAAAAACTGGAAAAACTCTCAAAAACATCTCATATGATGCATATCCGAAGACAAGTTTTGAAAAAATCTCTCAAAAATCTGAAATTGTTATTATGATTCATGGTTTGAGAAATAACAAATCAGGGGCATTAGCCAAATATGTGATTGCAGAAAAACGCTTGAAAACTCTGAATTACAAACATGATGTTGTTGGATATAGCTACGATTCTAACACTGCAGGTGTACAATACAAATCAACTGCACTCTCTGCACTGAAAGTAGGAGTCACAATCGCAAAAAAGAATGGAAAAAATCTTTCAAAATTCATCAAAGATTTAAAATCAAAAAACCCTTCGATAAAAATTCGTTTAATGGGTCACTCATTGGGTGCACAAGTAATACTATCTACAATTGAATCACTTGCAAAAAACTCAGAAAATAATGGAATTATTGAATCTGTACATCTATTCGGTGCATCAATCCCTGCAAATTCATTATCACCAAAAATACACGGAAATAAATTCCAAAAAATTGTAAATAAAAAAATCATGAATTACTACAGTCCATATGATGATGTTCTCAAAGCTGCTCATGATGAAAAATGGGTTGATTCTCCCATTGGTTATCGTGGCGCATTAGGAACAACTTGTAAAAAATACCATCAAACACAGGTTCGGCCTCAAAACCATAGATTTGCAAGTTATGCAAAAACGATAAAATCGTTTCCTTAA
- the metG gene encoding methionine--tRNA ligase: MNKKAIITSALPYSNGEIHLGHVASTYLPADVTTRFLKQNGVEAYYICASDDYGTPILIQSEKLKQTPQEYVAHWNKRDYEDFTAFDIGFDFFYKTSSEENISFVQDVFKKIEKNGHIYEKEIIQAFCTSCDKFLPDRFVKGTCPFCNAEDQYSDLCEKCGRIPEEIENPHCSICGETPVQKSTNHYFFKLKNFSEPLLEYLENAPYLQKDVKKYVENWIKEGLVDWDITRDIPWGVPIPIDGLKDKVFYGWFDNHLAYISSTLKFLNDKNIDGKSFWNDADIYHFIGKDIVYHHYLFLPAMRLGIEKEFKLPDYIPTRGHLTLEGKKISKSRNWYIGLKDFLEKFPADYLRFYLISINPYSQDDLNFDWEQFSTKINSELIGNLGNLVNRALGFTNKTFDGVVPEPEKFDEKDSESEQKIKSLAEDIGKLMEENHLDRALKQLMEFSAHFNQYFQHKEPWKKGPGTNACIYLSVNAVRSIAICLQSFLPKSSQKIWSQLGLDGNVSDVNWNEMSNLELKSGHKIGATEPIFSKIEQSVIDEEQSKLGN; this comes from the coding sequence ATGAATAAAAAAGCAATAATCACAAGTGCTCTGCCATATTCAAATGGTGAGATACATCTAGGTCATGTTGCATCTACATATCTCCCTGCTGATGTTACCACTCGTTTCTTAAAACAAAATGGTGTTGAAGCATATTATATATGCGCGTCTGACGATTATGGAACTCCAATTTTAATACAATCTGAAAAATTAAAACAGACTCCACAAGAATATGTCGCACATTGGAATAAACGTGATTATGAAGATTTTACCGCTTTTGATATAGGATTTGATTTTTTCTATAAAACAAGTTCTGAAGAAAATATCTCATTTGTTCAAGATGTTTTTAAAAAAATTGAAAAAAACGGACATATTTACGAAAAAGAAATCATCCAAGCTTTTTGTACTTCTTGTGACAAATTCCTTCCAGACCGATTTGTAAAGGGAACTTGCCCATTTTGTAATGCCGAAGATCAATATTCTGATTTATGTGAAAAATGTGGGCGTATTCCTGAAGAAATTGAAAATCCTCACTGTTCAATATGTGGTGAAACACCTGTACAAAAATCAACCAATCACTATTTCTTTAAACTGAAAAATTTCTCTGAACCCCTTTTGGAATATCTTGAAAATGCTCCATATCTTCAAAAAGATGTAAAAAAATACGTTGAAAATTGGATTAAAGAAGGTCTAGTTGATTGGGATATAACTCGAGATATTCCATGGGGAGTACCTATCCCAATTGATGGATTAAAAGATAAAGTATTCTATGGTTGGTTTGATAATCATCTTGCGTACATTTCTTCCACGTTAAAATTTCTAAATGATAAAAATATTGATGGTAAAAGTTTTTGGAATGATGCTGACATTTATCATTTCATTGGTAAAGATATTGTTTACCACCACTATCTGTTTTTACCTGCAATGAGGTTGGGAATTGAAAAAGAATTCAAATTGCCTGATTACATTCCAACTCGTGGCCACCTTACCCTTGAAGGTAAAAAAATATCAAAAAGTAGAAATTGGTACATTGGCCTAAAAGATTTCTTAGAAAAATTCCCTGCTGATTATTTGCGGTTTTATCTTATTTCAATAAATCCATATTCTCAAGATGATCTTAATTTTGATTGGGAACAATTTTCAACTAAGATTAACTCTGAATTAATTGGCAATCTGGGAAATTTGGTTAACCGTGCTCTTGGATTTACAAACAAAACTTTTGATGGTGTTGTTCCTGAGCCTGAAAAATTTGATGAGAAAGACTCTGAATCAGAGCAAAAAATAAAATCTCTTGCTGAAGATATTGGCAAACTAATGGAAGAAAATCATCTGGATCGTGCATTAAAACAACTAATGGAATTTTCTGCTCATTTTAACCAATATTTCCAACACAAGGAACCTTGGAAAAAAGGACCTGGAACTAATGCTTGCATATATCTATCTGTCAATGCCGTTCGTTCAATTGCAATATGTTTACAATCATTTTTACCAAAATCTTCACAAAAAATATGGTCTCAATTGGGACTGGATGGAAATGTTTCTGATGTAAATTGGAATGAAATGTCTAATTTAGAATTGAAATCTGGTCATAAAATTGGAGCCACTGAACCAATATTTTCAAAAATTGAACAATCCGTAATAGACGAAGAACAATCTAAACTAGGAAACTAA
- a CDS encoding adenosylhomocysteinase has product MSKVKNPKLAKQGKISYEWARTHMDILDNTLTRLKKSKPLKGVTIAFCLHITKETSVLLMGAKELGANVAVCGGNPLTTQDHIAAFLATQGIHIYAWNGQTNKEYDWCLDQVLNHKPSLICDDGADMNVKVHFDKKFKSLKILGSTEETTAGVTRVQAMEKQGKLKYPVVIVNDADTKHMFDNRYGTGQSTIDGYLRAMGLLFTSKKIVVVGYGWVGRGVAERSRGMGGKVIVTEIDPVKALEAHMDGFDVMPMSQAAKIGQIFITTTGMTSVIRKEHLLSMKDGSVVGNVGHFDVEIDTKFLLEKSKSVREVRPSLDECVLRNGRKIYLIGKGRLANLVAAEGHPPEVMAQSFSNQILSLLYIFKNHKKMGKKTMIVPKEIDRQIAVDALKALDVKIDKLTKEQKKYAESW; this is encoded by the coding sequence ATGAGTAAGGTAAAAAACCCAAAGCTAGCAAAACAGGGAAAGATCTCATACGAATGGGCTCGTACTCATATGGACATTTTAGATAATACGTTAACACGATTAAAAAAATCAAAACCACTGAAAGGAGTGACAATTGCATTTTGCCTACACATTACAAAAGAGACCTCAGTTTTGTTGATGGGGGCAAAAGAATTAGGAGCAAATGTTGCAGTTTGTGGCGGAAATCCATTAACAACACAAGACCATATTGCAGCATTTCTTGCAACTCAAGGAATTCACATTTATGCATGGAATGGACAAACTAACAAAGAATATGATTGGTGTCTTGATCAAGTACTAAACCATAAACCAAGTTTAATTTGTGACGATGGTGCAGACATGAATGTTAAAGTACATTTCGATAAAAAATTCAAATCATTAAAAATTCTTGGCTCCACAGAAGAAACAACTGCAGGAGTAACAAGAGTACAAGCAATGGAAAAACAAGGTAAATTGAAATATCCAGTTGTAATTGTTAATGATGCAGATACAAAACATATGTTTGATAATAGATATGGTACAGGTCAGAGTACAATAGACGGATATCTAAGAGCAATGGGATTATTATTCACATCAAAGAAAATTGTAGTAGTAGGCTACGGTTGGGTAGGAAGAGGAGTTGCAGAAAGATCAAGAGGAATGGGCGGCAAAGTAATTGTTACAGAAATTGACCCAGTAAAAGCTCTTGAAGCACATATGGATGGATTTGATGTAATGCCAATGTCTCAAGCTGCAAAGATTGGGCAGATTTTCATAACAACTACAGGAATGACTAGTGTGATTAGAAAAGAACATCTTCTTTCTATGAAAGACGGTTCAGTAGTTGGAAATGTAGGACATTTTGATGTTGAAATAGATACTAAATTCTTATTAGAAAAATCAAAATCAGTAAGAGAAGTAAGACCATCACTTGATGAATGTGTTTTGAGAAATGGGCGAAAAATCTATCTAATTGGAAAAGGAAGATTAGCAAATTTAGTTGCAGCAGAAGGACATCCGCCAGAAGTTATGGCCCAGTCATTTTCAAATCAAATATTATCATTATTGTATATTTTTAAAAATCACAAAAAAATGGGCAAAAAAACTATGATTGTTCCTAAAGAAATTGATAGACAAATTGCAGTTGATGCGTTGAAAGCATTGGATGTCAAAATAGACAAATTGACAAAAGAACAAAAGAAATATGCAGAAAGCTGGTAA
- a CDS encoding Rieske (2Fe-2S) protein has protein sequence MTWTKVAEKGDIQSGSSKEFEVEGKKIAVFNQDGFHALDGICQHQDGSLAPKGKIEGDIVECPLHFWHYNIKTGELMDYLKGIKLKKYDVDVRDDGIYVDA, from the coding sequence ATGACATGGACAAAAGTTGCAGAAAAAGGCGACATTCAATCTGGTTCAAGCAAAGAGTTTGAAGTGGAAGGTAAAAAAATTGCAGTTTTTAACCAAGATGGTTTTCATGCATTAGATGGAATTTGTCAACATCAAGATGGTTCACTTGCACCTAAAGGAAAAATTGAAGGAGATATTGTAGAATGCCCATTACATTTCTGGCATTATAATATCAAGACAGGAGAATTAATGGATTATCTAAAAGGCATCAAATTGAAAAAATATGATGTGGACGTAAGAGATGATGGCATTTATGTCGATGCATAA
- a CDS encoding NAD+ synthase, which translates to MNQEILQKITNQDYNSISTRIQEGLKQKIEETNSKGVIFGLSGGIDSAVIAYLCNNIVKEKTLAVIMPDSKISPESETSDAIKIVDELGLDYKLLDINSIHKEFNMVLEPEDRALGNLRARIRMNILYYYANLKNLVTLGSSDKSEFNIGYFTKFGDGAADVLPIVSLYKTQVRELARHLGIDESIITKKSSPHLWPNHEAEHEIGVEYEQIDVILHCFIDRKLSLNDTANESQIDIKLVEKIHSMYMKSEHKRINPNAL; encoded by the coding sequence GTGAACCAAGAGATTTTACAGAAAATAACAAATCAAGATTACAATAGTATTTCAACAAGAATACAAGAAGGGTTAAAACAAAAAATTGAAGAAACTAATTCAAAAGGAGTGATTTTTGGTCTGAGTGGCGGAATTGATTCCGCAGTGATTGCATATTTGTGTAACAATATTGTAAAAGAAAAAACACTTGCAGTAATAATGCCAGATTCAAAAATTTCACCAGAATCAGAAACCAGTGATGCGATAAAGATTGTAGATGAATTAGGATTAGATTACAAATTACTCGATATCAATTCAATACATAAGGAGTTTAACATGGTGTTAGAGCCAGAAGATCGAGCTTTAGGTAATTTACGAGCAAGAATTAGAATGAACATATTATACTATTATGCAAATTTAAAAAATTTAGTTACACTAGGGTCTAGCGATAAAAGTGAGTTTAACATAGGATATTTTACAAAATTTGGAGATGGTGCAGCAGATGTATTGCCAATTGTTTCATTATACAAAACTCAAGTAAGAGAATTAGCTAGACATTTAGGAATTGATGAAAGTATAATTACAAAGAAAAGCAGCCCTCACTTGTGGCCTAATCATGAAGCAGAACATGAAATTGGTGTAGAATATGAGCAAATTGACGTCATTTTACATTGTTTTATAGATAGAAAATTATCATTAAACGATACAGCAAATGAATCACAAATAGATATCAAATTGGTTGAAAAGATCCATTCTATGTATATGAAAAGTGAGCATAAACGAATCAATCCAAATGCACTTTGA
- the cysS gene encoding cysteine--tRNA ligase, whose translation MKISDTLTNQKKELEFSDKVRIYLCGVTVYDQSHIGHARTVIVFDTLRRFLEANGTQVELIQNFTDVDDKIINRAKEQGESASGLSTKYIQTYFEDSDRLNIRRATNYPKATEHIDDMINLIQNLVDKESAYVSKNGVYFRVSKFSKYGKLSKKKTEDLESGARIEVDESKESPLDFALWKFSDEQPNWESPWGKGRPGWHIECSAMSIKYLGKNFEIHGGGRDLIFPHHENEIAQSESFTSEQFAKIWMHAGMITINGEKMSKSVGNVKSINHVLESWGPNVVRLFCISGHYSKPIDYTEDLLKENLIRLRQIETCYYELRLAEESQETEDVSSLLEESREKFDAALNDDFNTSLGLSIFFNMIKTINSLAADEKISKKIAVQALPVLEYMLEVLGIEIQTVSDEEIESVFELINKRETLREEKQFEEADKIRDQIAGLGISLIDHKNKTLWMKKEAIKSEKQ comes from the coding sequence ATGAAGATTTCAGATACGTTAACAAATCAAAAAAAAGAATTAGAGTTTTCTGATAAAGTAAGAATCTACCTTTGTGGTGTAACAGTGTATGATCAATCACACATTGGACATGCTAGAACAGTAATAGTTTTTGACACATTGAGAAGATTCCTTGAAGCAAATGGCACTCAAGTTGAATTAATTCAAAATTTTACTGATGTCGATGATAAAATAATTAATCGTGCAAAAGAACAGGGCGAATCAGCAAGTGGATTATCAACTAAATACATTCAAACGTATTTTGAAGATTCGGATAGATTAAACATTAGAAGAGCAACAAATTACCCAAAAGCAACTGAACATATCGATGATATGATAAATCTAATTCAAAATTTAGTAGATAAAGAATCTGCATATGTGTCTAAAAATGGAGTATATTTCCGTGTTTCAAAATTTTCAAAATATGGAAAATTATCAAAAAAGAAAACAGAAGATCTTGAAAGCGGTGCCAGAATAGAAGTTGACGAATCAAAAGAGAGTCCTTTAGATTTTGCACTGTGGAAATTTTCAGATGAACAACCGAATTGGGAAAGTCCATGGGGTAAAGGTAGACCAGGATGGCATATCGAATGCTCTGCAATGAGTATCAAATATCTTGGTAAAAATTTTGAGATACACGGAGGTGGAAGAGATTTGATTTTTCCTCATCATGAAAATGAAATTGCACAATCAGAATCATTTACTTCAGAACAATTTGCAAAGATTTGGATGCATGCAGGAATGATTACCATAAACGGTGAAAAAATGTCAAAATCAGTCGGAAATGTAAAATCAATAAATCATGTTTTGGAGTCATGGGGTCCAAATGTAGTAAGATTATTCTGTATTTCAGGACATTATTCAAAACCAATTGATTACACAGAAGATCTATTAAAAGAAAATTTGATTAGATTGAGACAGATTGAAACATGTTATTATGAATTAAGATTAGCCGAAGAATCACAAGAAACAGAAGATGTTTCATCATTGCTTGAAGAATCAAGAGAAAAATTTGATGCAGCACTAAATGATGATTTTAACACATCATTGGGATTATCTATATTTTTTAATATGATAAAAACAATAAACAGTCTTGCAGCAGATGAGAAGATTTCTAAAAAAATTGCAGTGCAAGCATTACCTGTATTAGAGTACATGTTAGAAGTATTAGGAATTGAGATTCAAACAGTTTCAGATGAAGAAATAGAATCTGTTTTTGAATTAATTAACAAGAGAGAAACACTAAGAGAAGAAAAGCAGTTTGAAGAGGCAGATAAGATTAGAGACCAAATTGCAGGATTAGGAATATCATTAATTGATCATAAAAATAAAACATTATGGATGAAAAAAGAAGCAATCAAATCAGAAAAACAATGA
- a CDS encoding universal stress protein yields the protein MATSVNKILVPLDNSKNSFRGLSSAIYLAKNCDAKIIALHAVYAPPKGDFDTSGKFNKNHKKQLDSMMDIAENQCEKAGVAFDQKIVYGNPGYEIAKFANTSRNKIDMVVIGSRGRSSAKELFFGSTSQFVLHKSKPSVLIIK from the coding sequence ATGGCTACATCAGTTAACAAAATTTTGGTTCCACTTGATAATTCTAAAAACTCCTTTAGAGGTTTATCGTCTGCAATCTATCTTGCAAAAAATTGTGATGCTAAAATCATTGCACTTCATGCAGTTTATGCACCTCCAAAAGGTGACTTTGATACCTCTGGTAAATTCAACAAAAATCACAAAAAACAACTAGATTCTATGATGGACATTGCAGAAAATCAATGCGAAAAGGCTGGAGTTGCCTTTGATCAAAAGATTGTGTATGGAAATCCTGGTTATGAAATTGCTAAATTTGCAAATACTTCAAGAAATAAAATTGACATGGTTGTAATTGGTTCAAGGGGCAGAAGTTCTGCAAAAGAATTATTCTTTGGAAGTACTTCTCAATTTGTTTTGCACAAATCAAAACCTTCAGTATTAATCATAAAATAG
- the fen gene encoding flap endonuclease-1 gives MGLDLKPLLVREKTQLESFTNKVVAIDAYNAIYQFLAIIRGPEGLHLTDSQGRVTSHITGLLFRNINFLTMGIKPVYVFDGKPPSLKSAEIEKRKQIKKEATVKYEKAISAGDMEDARKYAQQTTSMRDGMVEDSKKLLDLFGIPHIQAPSEGEATAASLTITGQAFASASQDFDSILFGAKRLVRNFTNSGRRKLPNRNSYIEVLPEMIEFQKNLDSMGLTRQELVDTGILIGTDFNPDGFERVGPKTAIKMIKQHKRLEDIPQIQEQLEQIPFDQIRKIFLEPEVAKIDKIEFGETDYEGIVKYLSEERDFSKDRVETSMNRLKKSLEKKSQTLDQFF, from the coding sequence ATGGGATTAGATCTAAAACCATTGCTAGTCAGAGAAAAGACACAGCTTGAATCATTTACAAACAAAGTTGTTGCAATTGATGCATACAATGCAATCTATCAATTTCTAGCAATAATTAGAGGACCTGAAGGACTTCATTTAACAGATTCACAAGGAAGAGTCACAAGTCACATTACAGGATTGTTATTTAGAAACATAAATTTTCTCACAATGGGAATTAAACCGGTCTATGTATTTGATGGAAAACCACCTTCACTAAAATCAGCAGAAATTGAAAAGAGAAAACAGATCAAAAAAGAGGCTACAGTAAAATATGAAAAAGCAATTTCTGCAGGAGATATGGAAGATGCAAGAAAATATGCACAGCAAACCACATCAATGAGAGATGGAATGGTTGAAGATTCAAAGAAATTATTAGATTTATTTGGAATACCACATATACAAGCACCATCAGAAGGAGAAGCGACAGCTGCAAGTCTTACAATTACAGGCCAAGCATTTGCTTCAGCAAGTCAAGATTTTGATTCAATTTTATTTGGTGCAAAAAGATTGGTTAGAAATTTTACAAATAGTGGAAGAAGAAAACTTCCAAATAGAAATTCCTACATTGAAGTTTTACCCGAAATGATTGAATTTCAAAAAAATCTAGATAGTATGGGATTAACAAGACAAGAATTAGTAGATACAGGAATTTTAATTGGAACAGATTTCAATCCAGATGGATTTGAGAGAGTAGGACCAAAAACTGCCATTAAGATGATTAAACAACACAAGAGATTGGAAGACATTCCACAAATTCAAGAGCAATTAGAGCAGATACCATTTGATCAAATAAGAAAAATTTTCCTAGAGCCAGAGGTTGCCAAGATAGATAAAATTGAGTTTGGAGAAACAGACTATGAAGGAATAGTAAAATATCTATCCGAAGAACGGGATTTTTCAAAAGATAGAGTAGAAACATCAATGAATAGATTGAAGAAAAGTCTTGAGAAAAAAAGCCAGACTTTAGATCAATTCTTTTAA